The nucleotide sequence CTCCGGTCTAGGGTCGACCGGACCGGACGTGCACGACGCCCCACCCACCCCCGGATCAGTCCGGCGGAGACCGGGACGCCAGCACCTGGAACAGCCCTGCAGGTCGGACCCGACCGGGCCGCTCCTGCTGCTCCCCTTGGACGAAGGCGGACACCATGACGCACCCCCAGGACGTCGACGCCCACGCCGGCGACGCACGTCGCGCCGACAACGACTTCGATCCGGTGCGCCCGGGCGAGACGTTCACGAGCGCGCACGAGGAGTACGCCGAGCTGCGCGGCCGCTGTCCCGTGGCCCGCAGCCAGGAGTACGGGGGCTTCTGGGCGGCGATGGGCTACGACGAGGTGCTCGAGGTGATCACCGACATCGAGCACTTCACGACGTCGAAGCAGAACGCGATCCCGAAGTTCGCCTTCACCGGCGTCCGACCGCCGCTGCACCTCGACCCGCCGGAGCACATGGCCTACCGGCGGGTGATCAACTCCTTCTTCACACCGCCCAGGATGCGGCAGCTCGAGCCCAAGGTGCGTGAGGTCGCGGTGGAGCTGCTCGACCCGCTGCTCGACGCGCGCTGGGTCGACGTCTGCAAGCAGTACGCGCACAAGTTCCCTGCGCACGTGTTCGCCCACTTCTTCAACCTGTCGGTCGACGTCTCCGAGGAGATCAAGAAGGTCAGCGGCACGTACGTCGACGCGATCCAGGTGCTCGACCACGAGGTGGTCAAGAAGCTCAGCCGGCGGCTCTACGAGATCGCGCAGGACATCATCGACGAACGCAGGTCGGGCGCCTACGACTCCGCCGAGGACCTGACGGCGGCGCTGCTGGCGGCCGAGTACGAGGGCGCGCCGCTGCCGGCGGACATGGTGCTCGGCTGCGTCCGGCAGCTCATCGTCACCGGCATGGTGGCGCCGAGCGTGTTCACCGGGAACATGTTCGTCCACCTGTCCCGCGACCCCGCGCTGCAGGACCGGCTGCGCGCCGAGCCCTCGCTGATCCCCGCGGCGGTCGAGGAGTTCCTCCGGCTCTACTCGCCCTACCGCGGCATGGCCCGCACCGCGCGCGAGGACGTCGTCCTCTCCGGTCAGCTGATCCGCAAGGACGACCCCATCGCGCTGCTCTACACGTCGGCCAACCGCGACGAGCGGGTCTTCCCCGACGGCGAGTCCTTCGTGCTGGACCGGCCGAACATCGACAAGCACATCTCGTTCGGCCGGGGCACCCACAGCTGCCCGGGCGCACCGCTGGCCCGGATGATGATGCGGATCACCCTGGAGGAGGCGCTGGCCCGGAGCAGCAGCTTCCGGCTCGCCGGCGAGCCCGAGATGGCCATCTGGGCCGAGTGGGGCACCCGCTCGGTCCCCCTGGACTTCGTCCGCGCCTGACCCCGCGCCCGACGAAGGGACTTCGGGCGCGGAAAGTCCCTGGATCAGGCGGAGGTGCCGCGGAGCTCCTCGAGGATCGGCGCGGCCACCTTGAAGGCGTGGTTGGCGGCCGGGACGCCGGCGTAGATCGCCGCGTGCTGGATGACCTCGCCGATCTCCTCGTCGGTCAGCCCGTTGTTCACCGCGGCGCGCACGTGCAGCGCGAACTCGTCCCAGTGCCGCAGGGCGATCGTGATCGACAACGTCATCAGGCTGCGGTCGCGGCGGGCCAGCCCCGGGCGCTGCCAGAGGTCGCCCCACGCGGTGCGGGTGATGAAGTCCTGGAAATCGGCGGTGAACGGCGTCGTGTTCGCGACGGCGCGGTCGACCCACGCGTCCCCGAGCACCTCGCGCCGGGTCCGCATGCCCGCCTCGCGCCGGGCGTCGTCGGTGTTCGGCTCGCTCATCGCGCGCTCCCGGCGGCGTCGAAGTGGGCGAGCAGCGCAGCGGTGATCTCCGACGGCTGCTCGATGTTCGCCAGGTGCGCGCCGGGGCTGACGGTGAGCAGCCGCGCGCCGGGGATCGCGTCGGCGATGGCGCGCTGGTGCTCCGGCGGGGTCGCCGGGTCCTCGGCGCCGGAGATCACCAGGGTCGGGGCGGCGATCGTGGGCAGGTCGGCGCGCAGGTCCATGTCGGCGATCGCCTCGCAGCAGCTCGCGTACCCCTCGCCGTCGGTGCCGGCCACCATCTCCCGCAGCCGGGCGACGACGTCGGGGTTCGCGGCGGCGTACTCCGCGGTCACCCACCGGCTGACGACGGTGGGCGCGAGGACGCCGGTGCCCTCGCCGCGGGCGGTGCGCGCACGGTCCAGCCAGTTCTCCCGCGGACCCAGCAGCGCGGAGGTGCAGAGCAGCGCCAGCCCGTGCACCCGCCCGGGGTCCCGGGCGGCCAGCCGCATGCCGGTCATGCCGCCCAGGGACAGCCCGGCGACGTGCGCCCGGCCGACCTCCAGCTCGTCGAGCAGGGCCAGGAGGTCGTCGGCGAGGTCGTCGAGGGAGTACGGCCCGGCCGGGGCCGGGGACCGGCCGTGCCCCCGGGTGTCGTAGGTGACCACGCGGAACCGCTCGGCGAGCGCGGGCACCTGAGCCGCCCACATCGCGCGCGTGGCGCCGAGCGAGTTGGAGAGCACGACGACGGGCGCGTCGGGCGGCCCGTCGACGGTGTACGAGACGGTGACGGCGCTCATCGTTCTCCCTGGGTCAGGCGGGTGTGCTCGGCGAGGACGGCGTCGACCTGCGGACCGGCCTCGCCGACGTCCGGCCCGGTGCCGAGCAGCGCGGAGACGTCGACGTCGTCGCGCTCGGCGAGCACGTCGGCCAGCGGGCGGCCGGTGGCGGCGGCCTGGCGGACCGCGGCCGCGGCCTCGTCGTGGGCGGCGCCGGGGCCCAGCGCCGGGGCGAGCGCCTCGGCCAGCGCGCCGGCGAGCTGGGGGTCGCGCGCCGCGGCGACGGTCGCGGCCATCCGGTCGACGTCCGGGCGCAGGCCGGTGAGGCTCTCGACCAGCCAGGACGCCGCCGACCCGGTGGTCACCAGCAGATCGGTCAGCGTCGGCCACTCGCTGTGCCAGGCGCCGGCGGCCCGTTCGTGCTCCTGCTCCATCGCGGCCAGGAGGGTGGCGACCAGCCCGGGCGCGCGGCGTGCGCAGGCCCGGGCCGAGATGGCCGCGACGGGGTTCCGCTTGTGCGGCATGGCCGACGACCCGCCCCGGCCCGCGCCGCTCTCGGCCGCCTCGGCCACCTCGCTCTGGGCCAGCAGGACCAGGTCGACGGCGATGGTGGCGAGCACCCCGGCCGTCGCCCCGAGCGCGCCGGCGAGGTCGGCGATCGGCAGCCGGACGGTGTGCCACGGCACGTGCGGCGGGACCAGCCCCAGCTCGGCCGCCAGAGCGGTGCGCACCGCCATCCCCGATCCGTCGCTGGCCGCCAGGGTGCCGACCGCTCCGCCGTACTGCACCGGCAGGGAGGCGACGACCTCGGCCAGCCGCAGGCGGGCGCCGTCGAGCCCGGTGAGCCACCCGGCCGCCTTGAGGCCGAACGTCGTCGGCAGCGCCTGCTGCATGAGGGTGCGCCCCATGACGACGTCGTCCCGGTGCGTGCGGGCCAGGCCGGCAGCCGCCTCGGCGGCGAGCGCGAGATCGGCGTCGAGCACGGTGATCGCCCGGCGGGCGAGCAGCACCAGCGCGGTGTCGACGACGTCCTGGCTGGTCGCACCGACGTGCACCGCCCCGGCGTCGCGCTCGCCCACCGCGTCCTGCAGCACGCGCACCAGCGGCGGCACCGGGTTGCCGGCGTCGGCGGCCCGCGCGACCACGGTCGCGAGGTCGAGGCCGGACGGGTCACCGCAGGCCGCCGTCACCGCGTCGGCGGCCGTGGTGGGCACCAGCCCGGTGGCCGCGGCGGCCCGCGCGAGGGCGGCCTCCACGTCGAGCAGCGCGGCGAACCAGGCGGGATCGGAGACGGCCGCCGCCACGCCGCCGCGGGCGAACGTGCCGCTGAAGAGGCCTGTCACGCCTCGTTCCTACCCGACGGGTGCCCTGTGCAGCCGCTCATACCGCGAAGAAGACCGTCTCGCGGTCCCCCTGCAGCCGGACGTCGAGCCGGTAGCCGTCCTCGGTGGGGACGGCGATCAGCGTCTCGCGGGCAGCGTCGTCGGGCAGCGAACGCAGGACGACGTCCTCGGCGTTGGCCGCGGCCTCGTCGGCGAAGTAGATCCGGGTGACGACCCGGTCCAGGATGCCGCGGGCGAAGACGCTGACGTCGATGTGCGGCGCCTGGAGGCCGCCCTCTCCGTCGGGGACCCGGCCGGGCTTGAGGGTGTGGACGGCGAACTCCCCCGTGAGCGTCTGCGCGCGGGCGTAACCGCGGAACCCCGGGTAGGACGCGGCCCCGCGCGGGTCCTCGGGCGAGGCGAACCCGCCGTCCGGGTCGGCCTGCCAGGTCTCGATCATCGCGTCGGGGACGACGTCACCGGCGCCGTCGAGCACCCGCCCGCGGATCCAGATGCCGCCCTCGGCGCCCTCGGCCGCGGCCCACTCGCCGTCCGGCCAGGTCAGCCCGATCGCGAGGTAGGGCCCGACCGTGGCGCTCGGGGTCGTGCCGAGCCGCAGGGGTTCGGTGAGGAAGCCGGTGCCGCGCTGCCCGGAGCTGGGCCGGAACGGGACGGCGGGGTCCGGGGGGACGTCCAGCGGGTTCACGCCACACCACCCGCGCGATTCCGCGCCTCGGTCGCTGGCGCTCCCTGCGATGCTCCCTCGGCTGTCATCACGCCACGTCTCCGTCGTCGTCGGTCTCGAACGGCGTCTGCTCGGTCCCGCGCAGCACGATGTCCCACTCGAAGGCGAGCGCCCAGTTGTCCTGGGTCCGCTCGAGGGAGTAGCGGCTGACCGCGCGGTGCCGCGCCGCGGGCGGGATCGCGTTGTAGATCGGGTCCTGGCCGAACAGCGGGTCGTCCGGGAAGTACATCTGCGTCACCAGCCGCTGGGTGAACGCGCGGCCGAACAGGCTGAAGTGGATGTGCGCGGGGCGCCAGGCGTTGTGGTGGTTGCCCCAGGGGTAGGCGCCCGGCTTGATCGTCATGAACTCGTAGCGGCCGAGGCTGTCGGTGACCACCCGGCCGAGCCCGTCGAAGTGCGGGTCCAGCGGCGCGGGCCAGTTGTCCACCACGTGCCGGTAGCGGCCGGCGGCGTTGGCCTGCCAGACCTCGACCAGCGCGTCGGGCACCGGGCGGCCGTCGCTGTCGAGCACCCGCCCGTAGACCAGGATCCGCTGGCCCACGGCCTCGCCGCCGTTCCGCAGGGTCAGGTCGGCGTCCTCCGGCGCCACCCGGTCCTCACCGAGCACCGGCCCGGTGATCTCGGTGAGCCGGTGCGGCAGGTCCACCGGCGTCCGCAGCGGCGCGCGCAGCGCGGTGCTCCGGTAGTCGGGGAAGCCCACGGGCGTGCGCAGGGCGGCGGGCTCGCGCACGTACCGCGGCAGGTGCAGGCCCCCGGCCGATGTGGTCCCGGTCATGCCGGGAAGGTACGGCCGCCGGGCTACGCTCCCAACCCCACGCTTCCACTGGACGGGAGGAAGTCCGCATGGCCGGTCGCACCGCCCAGCCGGGCCGCTCGGTGACCTCCCGGGCCCTCGGCATCCTCGACGCCTTCGGCAGCGACGCCCCCCGGCTGTCGCTGTCGGAGATCGCCGAGCGCACGGGCACCCCCCTGACGACCGCGCACCGGCTGCTCGGCGAGCTCACCGGGTGGGGCGCGCTGATCCGGCGGCCCGACGGCCGCTACGAGATCGGCCGCAAGCTCTGGGACCTCGGGCTCCTCGCACCGGTCCAGCTCGAGCTCCGGCAGGTCGCCGCCCCGTTCATGCTCGATCTGCACACCACCATCCGCGACACCGTCCACCTCGCCGTCCGGGAAGGGCTCTCGGCGCTCTACGTGGAACGGATCTCGGGACGGGAGTCGGTCCCGGTGGTCAGCCAGGTGGGCAGCCGGCTGCCGCTGCACGCGACCGGCGTCGGGAAGGTCCTGCTCGCCGCGGCGCCGGACGAGGTCGTCGGGCAGACGCTGCGCTCGCTGCACCCGATCACCCGGCACACCGTCGTGGACCCGGCGCGGCTGACCCGCGAGCTCACCGAGATCCGCCGCCGCCGGTACGCCCGCACCTGCGAGGAGATGTCGCTCGGCGCGGCCTCCATCGCCGTCCCGGTGCAGGTGGAACGGCCCGGCGGCCCGCTGGCCGTCGCGGCCCTGGGCATCGTCGTCCCACCGAACCGGCGGGACCTCGCCCGGCTCGTGCCCGCGCTCGAGATGGCCGCACGCGGCATCGGTCGCGCACTCGCGCGCTCCCAGGAGTTCCACTGACCGGAAGCATCCGGTTCCCCTGACCGTCCGACGAGGCCACACTCGGCGGCGTGCGCACCCAGGTAGGCATCATCGGCGCCGGCCCCGCCGGTCTCCTCCTGTCCCGGCTGCTGGCGCTGCGCGGCATCGACAACGTCGTCCTGGAGAACCGGTCCCGGGAGTACGTCGAGGCCCGCATCCGGGCCGGCATCCTCGAGCAGCACACCGTCGACACCCTGACCGACGCCGGCCTCGGCGACCGGCTGCACCGCGAGGGGCTCGAGCACTCCGGCATCTACCTGCAGTACCCGGGGGCGCGCCACAAGCTGGAGTTCCCGGAGCTCTGCGGCCGCACCGTGTGGGTCTACGGCCAGACCGAGGTGACCAAGGACCTCATCGCGGCCCAGCTGGACGGCGGACCGCCCCTGCTGTTCGACGTCGCCGACGTCAGCCCCGAGGACGTCGACTCCGACTCCCCGCGCATCCGGTTCACCGACGCCGACGGCACGCCCCAGGTGCTCGAGTGCGACGTCATCGCGGGCACCGACGGCTTCCACGGGGTCTCCCGCCCGGTGGTCACCGCCGGCACCCCCGGCCGCACGTGGGAGCGCACCTACCCCTACGCGTGGCTCGGCATCCTCGCCGACGCCGCCCCGGCCACCGACGAGCTGATCTACGCCTGGCACCCCGAGGGCTTCGCGCTCTACTCGATGCGCTCGCCGAAGGTGTCGCGGCTCTACCTGCAGGTGGATCCGTCCGAGAAGATCGAGGACTGGTCCGACGACCGGATCTGGGACAACCTCTCCCGCCGGTTCGCCCTCGAGGGCTGGGACGTCTCCACCGGCCCGATCACCGAGAGGTCGATCCTGCCGATGCGCTCCTTCGTGAGCGCCCCGATGCGCCGCGGCCGGCTGTTCCTCGCCGGCGACGCCGCGCACATCGTGCCCCCGACCGGCGCCAAGGGGCTCAACCTCGCCGTCGCCGACGTCACCCTGCTCGCGACCGCCCTCGCGCGGTTGCTCCAGGAGAAGCAGACCGATCTCGCCGACGCCTACTCCGACACCGCCCTGCGCCGGGTGTGGCGGTGCACCCACTTCTCCTGGTGGATGACCTCCATGCTGCACACCTCCGGCGACGAGTTCGACGCGAAGCTGCAGCTCGCGCAGCTGGAGCGGGTGTGCTCGTCGGAGACCGCCGCCCGCGAGCTCGCGGAGAACTACACCGGCCTCCCGATCGAGCACTGAACCGGCCGGGTGCATCCGGACGGGCCGCACCCGGCGAAAGCCGTCCGTGGAGTCGTTCGCGCCCGGGCACGAGACCTACTGGATCGTCCAGCCGCTGCTGGAGGCCGGCCTGCCGCCCGAGGAGGTCCGGGACCTCGTCGTCCGCCTGGGCTTCGAGGCGGTGGTCTGCGAGGGCCACCGCATCGACGCCCGTGTCCGTGACCTCGTCGGCGAGCACCCGCCCGACGTCCGGGGCGCGTGGGTGGAGACGATCAACCGCATGATCACCGGGCCGGCACCCGACCGCTGAGCCGCGGCCGCACCGCCGGCGGGGACACGTCGTCCGGGGCGCCCGGCGCGACCCCGGCACGCGCGCGCTCCGCGGCCGTGTCTAGTCTCGGCCGCGCTGTGGCGCAGCTCACCGTGGAGCTGCAGCCGGCTCTCCCCTGGAGGTCACGTGCGCACCACTCCCCCACGTTCTGCCCGGAGATCGCTCCTCGCCCTCGGGCTCGGCACGGCGCTCGTCGCCGGCGCCCTCGCCACCGCCGCCCCCGCGGCCGCCGGACCCGGGAAGGGGCACGGCAACGGGCACGGCAACGGGCACGGCAACGGCCCCGCCTACGGGGTCTCGGCCCCCAAGGTGGTGACGACCGACGACGGCAGGCTTCGCGGCTCCGTCGTCGACCGCAGCTACCGCACTTTCGAGGGCATCCCCTACGCCGCGGCGCCGGTCGGCGACCTGCGGTTCCGGCCCCCCGAGCCGGCGCAGGACTGGCGCGGGGTCCGCGACGCCAGAGAGCCCGGCAGCGCCTGCCCGCAGCTGCCGAGCGCGTCGAACCCCACGACGTCGGTGGACGAGGACTGCCTGTTCCTCAACGTCACGACCCCCGCGGGGCTCGACGCCGAGCGCGAGGACCTGCCGGTCATGGTCTGGATCCACGGCGGCTCCTGGCGGACCGGCAGCGGCGACCGCTACGACGCCGGCAAGCTCGCCGTCGAGGGCGACGTCGTCGTCGTCACGATCAACTACCGGCTCGGCCCGCTGGGCTTCCTGGCCCAGGAGGACCTCTCCGACGCCATCGGGGACGTGGGCTCCGGCAGTGCCGGCCTGCTCGACCAGCAGGCCGCCCTGGAATGGGTCGAGGAGAACATCGACGCGTTCGGCGGGGACCCGGACAACGTCACCATCTTCGGCGAGTCGGCCGGTGCCTCCTCGGTGTGCGCGCAGCTCGCCGCGCCCGGCGCGGAGGGTCTGTTCGACAAGGCCATCGCGCAGAGCTACAGCTGCACCACCCGGTACGAGACGCTGGACGAGGCCGAGGCGGTCGGCGCCGGCGTGGCGGAGGACCTCGGGTGCGTCGGCGGCGACGTCGTCAGCTGCCTGGAGGACGCCTCGGTCGAGGAGCTGCTGGCCGCCTGGCCCAGCTCCGGCGGCCAGTTCGTCGTGGGCGGCTCCGCGCTCCCCCGCCAGCCGGCCGAGGTCATCGCCGCCGGGGACTGGAACCGGGTCCCGGTCATGCACGGCAACCTGCAGGACGAGAACACGCTGTTCACGCCCCTGCGCATCCCGTCGGACCAGTACGGGTACCTGCTCGACCCGGCGAACTACGAGGCCGTCCTGGGTGCCCGGTTCGGCTCCCTGGCCCCGGAGGTGGCCGCGCGCTACCCGCTCGCCGAGTACGGCTCCCCGCTGCGGGTGCTCGCCGCCATCGCCAGCGACACCGGCAGCGCGTTGTCGACCTGCGAGCACGTCGACGCCTACCAGGTGCTCGACGCCTCGTACGGGTCGGCGGAGGTCTTCGCCTACCAGTTCCGCGACCAGGACGCCCCGGCCCTGGTGGACTTCCCCTTCCCGCCGAGCCTGTACGACGAGGGCGCGCAGCACGCCGGTGAGCTGCCCTACCTCTTCCCGAACCTGTTCGGCGGGCCGCTGACCGCCGAGCAGCAGGAGCTGTCGACGGCGATGGTCCGCTACTGGACCAACTTCGCGGCCGACGGCGACCCGAACGGCGCAGGCGTCCGGACGTGGTTGCCCTACGCCGACGCGTCGTACGTCCAGGGTCTGGACGTCGACTCCGCCGGCGGCATCGGGCCGGTCGACGTGGCCGCCGAGGCCAACTGCGAGTTCTGGGCCTCCCTGAACTGAGCCGGCCACCCCGTACCGGGCCCCGGGCAGCACCGCTGCCCGGGGCCCGGTCCTGTGTCCGGCACGGCCGCTGCGGGATACCGCATCTACCAGCCGGTAGCCCGTGTGGGATCGTCGGGGCACTACGTCGAGACGGCACTGCCGCCGTCAGGAATGAGGACCGATGCGGTTGCAGCTGTCCCCGGAGCTCGAGGCCTTCCGGGAGGAGATGCGGACCTTCTTCACCACCGAGGTGCCGCAGGAGATCCGCGACAAGGTCGCGGCCCACCGGCACGTGTCCAAGGATGAGTACGTCGAGGCCCAGCGCGTGCTCAACGCCGCCGGCCTCGCCGTGCCCCACTGGCCGGTGGAGTGGGGCGGCCGGGACTGGACGCCCCTGCAGCGCCACATCTGGCGCGAGGAGATGCAGCTGGCCGGCGTCCCCGAGCCGCTGGCGTTCAACACCAGCATGATCGGCCCGGTGCTCGCGGCCTTCGGCAACCAGGAGCAGAAGGAGCGCTTCCTGGCCAAGACGGCGAACCTGGACATCTGGTGGTGCCAGGGCTTCTCCGAGCCCGACGCCGGCTCCGACCTCGCCTCGCTGCGCACCACCGCCGTGCGCGACGGGGACGACTGGGTCGTCAACGGCCAGAAGACCTGGACGACCCTGGGCCAGCACGCCGACTGGATCTTCTGCCTGGTCCGCACCGACCCGGCCGCCGAGAAGAAGCAGCGTGGCATCTCGCTGCTGGTCTTCCCGATGGACACCCCCGGCGTCACCCTGCGGCCGATCGAGCTGATCGACGGCGGGTTCGAGGTCAACGAGGTGTTCTTCGAGGACGTCCGCGTCCCCGCCGAGAACCTGATCGGCGAGGAGAACCGCGGCTGGGACTACGCCAAGTTCCTGCTCGGCAACGAGCGCGTCGGCATCGCCCGCATCGGGGCCACCAAGAAGATGCTCGCGCAGGCCAAGGAGCACGCCCGCGAGATCACCGTCGACGGGCGCCCGCTGCTCGAGGACCCGTTCATGGCGACGCGGATCGCCGAGCTGGAGAACGAGCTGGTCGCGCTGGAGCTGACCGCGCTGCGCGTGGTCGCCAACTCAGCCGACGGCCGGCCCCACCCCGCGTCGTCGGTGCTCAAGCTGAAGGGGTCGGAGCTGCAGCAGGCCGCCACCGAGCTGCTGGTCGACATCGCCGGTCCGCTCTCGGTCGCCTCGTTCGCCGACGGCGGCTCGGACGTGCCCGACTGGGCGCGGGTCGCTGCACCGCACTACCTGAACTACCGGAAGGTCTCCATCTACGGAGGCTCGAGCGAGGTTCAGCGCACCATCATCGCCGGCACGATCCTGGGGCTGTGATCTGACGTGGACTTCACCTTCGACAGCGAGCAGAACGACCTCCGGGAGGCCGTGCGCGGTCTCCTCGAGCGCGCCTACGGCGACAGCGAGGCGCGCCGCAAGGTGGTCGGCAACGACCCGGGCTTCGACGAGAAGACCTGGTCGCGGCTGGCCGAGATGGGCCTGCTGGGCCTGCCCTTCGCCGAGGAGCACGGCGGCATGGGCGCCGGCCCGATCGAGGTGGCGATCGTCGCCGAGGAGATCGGCCGGGTCATCGCCCCCGAGCCGTTCATCGAGGCGGTCGTGCTGGCCGGTGGGCTGATCGCCGCCGTCGGCACCGACGCGCAGAAGGGCGAGCTCCTGGCCGCCGTCGCCGAGGGCACCACGGTGCCCGCCTTCGCGCACGCGGAGATCGGGACGCGGTGGAGCGCCTCGGCGTCGGCGGTCACGGCCACGCAGGCCGGCGACGGCTGGACGCTGTCCGGCGTCAAGGAGCCGGTGCCCACGGGCGCCCGCGCCGACGTCCTCGTCGTCTCCGCCGTCGTCGACGGCGGCACCGGGCTCTTCGTGGTGCAGGGGGACGCGGCGGGCCTGACCCGCACCGGCTACCGCACGCACGACGGCACCCGCGCGGCGAACGTGCGCTTCGACGGCACCCCGGCGACCCTGCTGGGGGCCGGCGGCGACCAGACCGCGGCGATCGAGCGCGCGCTGGCCGAGGCGCGCATCGCCTACAGCCACGAGGCGATCGGCGCCATGGACACCGCGCTGCGGACCACCGCCGAGTACCTCAAGACCCGCAAGCAGTTCGGGGTCACGCTGAACAAGTTCCAGACGCTGACGCACCGCGCAGCGGACATGTACGTGTCCCTGGAACTGGCCCGCAGCACCGCGCTGTGGGCGTCGATGGTGCAGGACGCCGGTGGCGACGTCCTCTCCGCGGCCGACCGCGCCCGGCTGCAGACCAGCCGCGCCGGCCGGCACGTGGGCAAGGAGGCCATCCAGCTGCACGGCGGTATCGGCGTGACGGCGGAGTACTCCGTCGGGCACTACACCAGCCGGCTCACCGCGATCGACCACCTGCTCGGCGACGGCGACTTCGCCGCGGCCCGGCTGGCCCGCACCGTGGCCGACCAGGAGACCGTCGACCCGCTGGGCGCTCCGTACACGGGCTGAGCGAGGGCCCTCCCAGGGCCTGCGGCGGAGCCCCGTCCCCCTTCTCCGGGGGGCGGGGCTCCGCTGCGTCCCACGCAGGTCGGGCGGCTCCGGAGCCGCCCTCGCCCTCAGTCGCCCAGCATCGCGCGGCGCAGCTCGTCGGCGTCGGCCCGCACCTTGTCGAGCACGGGCACCAGGTCGTCCTCCCGCAGCTGCCCGTAGGTGAGCCGGACGATGGGCACGGCGTCGTAGCCCTCCGTGGTGAGCCGCGCCGCCACCTCGAAGGCCGCCCGCAGCAGCCCGCCCTCCGGCGAGGTGTAGTCGTCCACGACGTTCAGCCGGCCGGTCATGCCGTGCGGGAAGCCCCACTGCTCGAGGGCGACGGCGGTCAGCCGCAGGCTGTTGATGCCGTAGCGGCGGAGCTCGGCGGTGCGCCGTCCGGAGAAGTCGGCGTGCCCGGCGACCAGCTCGCCGTACCCGTCCGGGTCGTTGTGGTGCAGCAGCGCCGCACCCATCTGGGCCAGCAGACCGATGCACAGCGCGTCCTGCGGGCGCTCACCGAAGCGGGGGGCCAGCGTCGAGGCGGCCAGCGCGAGGCTCGTCGTGACGTCCCAGAAGTCCTCCGGCAGCCGGGCCTCGTCGTCGAGTTCGGTCAACGCCACGGTGGCCATGGTCCGCACCGTGGTGAAGCCGACGACGGTGACGGCGAACTGCAGGGAGGTCACCCGCCCGCGCATGCCGAAGTAGGCGGAGTTGGCCAGCTTCATCACCCGGCTGGCGAGGGCGACGTCGGAGGCCAGGATCCGGGAGAGGA is from Blastococcus sp. HT6-4 and encodes:
- a CDS encoding cytochrome P450, giving the protein MTHPQDVDAHAGDARRADNDFDPVRPGETFTSAHEEYAELRGRCPVARSQEYGGFWAAMGYDEVLEVITDIEHFTTSKQNAIPKFAFTGVRPPLHLDPPEHMAYRRVINSFFTPPRMRQLEPKVREVAVELLDPLLDARWVDVCKQYAHKFPAHVFAHFFNLSVDVSEEIKKVSGTYVDAIQVLDHEVVKKLSRRLYEIAQDIIDERRSGAYDSAEDLTAALLAAEYEGAPLPADMVLGCVRQLIVTGMVAPSVFTGNMFVHLSRDPALQDRLRAEPSLIPAAVEEFLRLYSPYRGMARTAREDVVLSGQLIRKDDPIALLYTSANRDERVFPDGESFVLDRPNIDKHISFGRGTHSCPGAPLARMMMRITLEEALARSSSFRLAGEPEMAIWAEWGTRSVPLDFVRA
- the pcaC gene encoding 4-carboxymuconolactone decarboxylase; protein product: MSEPNTDDARREAGMRTRREVLGDAWVDRAVANTTPFTADFQDFITRTAWGDLWQRPGLARRDRSLMTLSITIALRHWDEFALHVRAAVNNGLTDEEIGEVIQHAAIYAGVPAANHAFKVAAPILEELRGTSA
- the pcaD gene encoding 3-oxoadipate enol-lactonase; amino-acid sequence: MSAVTVSYTVDGPPDAPVVVLSNSLGATRAMWAAQVPALAERFRVVTYDTRGHGRSPAPAGPYSLDDLADDLLALLDELEVGRAHVAGLSLGGMTGMRLAARDPGRVHGLALLCTSALLGPRENWLDRARTARGEGTGVLAPTVVSRWVTAEYAAANPDVVARLREMVAGTDGEGYASCCEAIADMDLRADLPTIAAPTLVISGAEDPATPPEHQRAIADAIPGARLLTVSPGAHLANIEQPSEITAALLAHFDAAGSAR
- the pcaB gene encoding 3-carboxy-cis,cis-muconate cycloisomerase; its protein translation is MTGLFSGTFARGGVAAAVSDPAWFAALLDVEAALARAAAATGLVPTTAADAVTAACGDPSGLDLATVVARAADAGNPVPPLVRVLQDAVGERDAGAVHVGATSQDVVDTALVLLARRAITVLDADLALAAEAAAGLARTHRDDVVMGRTLMQQALPTTFGLKAAGWLTGLDGARLRLAEVVASLPVQYGGAVGTLAASDGSGMAVRTALAAELGLVPPHVPWHTVRLPIADLAGALGATAGVLATIAVDLVLLAQSEVAEAAESGAGRGGSSAMPHKRNPVAAISARACARRAPGLVATLLAAMEQEHERAAGAWHSEWPTLTDLLVTTGSAASWLVESLTGLRPDVDRMAATVAAARDPQLAGALAEALAPALGPGAAHDEAAAAVRQAAATGRPLADVLAERDDVDVSALLGTGPDVGEAGPQVDAVLAEHTRLTQGER
- the pcaG gene encoding protocatechuate 3,4-dioxygenase subunit alpha, with amino-acid sequence MNPLDVPPDPAVPFRPSSGQRGTGFLTEPLRLGTTPSATVGPYLAIGLTWPDGEWAAAEGAEGGIWIRGRVLDGAGDVVPDAMIETWQADPDGGFASPEDPRGAASYPGFRGYARAQTLTGEFAVHTLKPGRVPDGEGGLQAPHIDVSVFARGILDRVVTRIYFADEAAANAEDVVLRSLPDDAARETLIAVPTEDGYRLDVRLQGDRETVFFAV
- the pcaH gene encoding protocatechuate 3,4-dioxygenase subunit beta → MTGTTSAGGLHLPRYVREPAALRTPVGFPDYRSTALRAPLRTPVDLPHRLTEITGPVLGEDRVAPEDADLTLRNGGEAVGQRILVYGRVLDSDGRPVPDALVEVWQANAAGRYRHVVDNWPAPLDPHFDGLGRVVTDSLGRYEFMTIKPGAYPWGNHHNAWRPAHIHFSLFGRAFTQRLVTQMYFPDDPLFGQDPIYNAIPPAARHRAVSRYSLERTQDNWALAFEWDIVLRGTEQTPFETDDDGDVA
- a CDS encoding IclR family transcriptional regulator: MAGRTAQPGRSVTSRALGILDAFGSDAPRLSLSEIAERTGTPLTTAHRLLGELTGWGALIRRPDGRYEIGRKLWDLGLLAPVQLELRQVAAPFMLDLHTTIRDTVHLAVREGLSALYVERISGRESVPVVSQVGSRLPLHATGVGKVLLAAAPDEVVGQTLRSLHPITRHTVVDPARLTRELTEIRRRRYARTCEEMSLGAASIAVPVQVERPGGPLAVAALGIVVPPNRRDLARLVPALEMAARGIGRALARSQEFH
- a CDS encoding 4-hydroxybenzoate 3-monooxygenase; amino-acid sequence: MRTQVGIIGAGPAGLLLSRLLALRGIDNVVLENRSREYVEARIRAGILEQHTVDTLTDAGLGDRLHREGLEHSGIYLQYPGARHKLEFPELCGRTVWVYGQTEVTKDLIAAQLDGGPPLLFDVADVSPEDVDSDSPRIRFTDADGTPQVLECDVIAGTDGFHGVSRPVVTAGTPGRTWERTYPYAWLGILADAAPATDELIYAWHPEGFALYSMRSPKVSRLYLQVDPSEKIEDWSDDRIWDNLSRRFALEGWDVSTGPITERSILPMRSFVSAPMRRGRLFLAGDAAHIVPPTGAKGLNLAVADVTLLATALARLLQEKQTDLADAYSDTALRRVWRCTHFSWWMTSMLHTSGDEFDAKLQLAQLERVCSSETAARELAENYTGLPIEH